A genomic stretch from Scatophagus argus isolate fScaArg1 chromosome 19, fScaArg1.pri, whole genome shotgun sequence includes:
- the gnpat gene encoding dihydroxyacetone phosphate acyltransferase, whose protein sequence is MASEAVYSHRDPMLKKRDDFEDLLEERRTSSDLRYALKCYTPVLYKGLAPCKASVLKSMVLQSSQLHYVINQVSKETGRAPDDVQEEASAILEEMAHCLQLSTIRFFAFMLSKVFKTLFRSICVNEEGIQRLQQAIQEHPVVLLPSHRSYMDFLLMSYILYTYDLALPVIAAGMDFMGMKFVGEMLRMSGAFFIRRSFGGDKLYWSVFSEYVKIMLKNGYAPVEFFLEGTRSRTAKSLTPKLGLLNIVMDPFLKGEVFDVSVVPVSISYERILEEALYARELLGVPKPKESTSGLFKARKVLSEDYGSIHVYFGQPVSVRSLAEGRVNRSQFNLVPRHIPRRSSEQIHRFVNDSAYGLVRAQEENMVLKPWVLLASLLLQNHHRTQTAGQKPGMVLDELTAQAVWLRDVFRQYGAFLHWPDHTPPSEVVSSSLSLHRGLVRVCEGRVQLAVEQGGQARPGEPRSTVTPEEELLSQAVVVLSCASYRNQGLHVFLRPALLASAIHAASSTRKQEIFNSFSFLRNMFSNEFILCPGATVQDFEEACYLLVKTGALQVSQNEVLITERGHRTMAFLTSMLDPFLQGYQMVCRFLCEEANETLTDKQFVPAVRKFIIKHLLAGSLRYAEVLSSDLQKNSLAALLRLGAVRRIKGDKQETLKVNKVMVNSLEDTLGGKLPTQKAVVARL, encoded by the exons ATGGCATCCGAAGCTGTTTATTCG CACAGAGACCCGATGCTGAAGAAAAGAGATGACTTTGAGGACCtcctggaggagaggaggaccTCCAGCGACCTGAGATACGCCCTCAAATGTTACACTCCGGTGCTTTACAAAGGACTGGCACCGTGTAAAGCCAGCGTGCTGAAGAGCATGGTGCTTCAGTCCAGTCAGCTGCACTATGTCATCAATCAG gtttCCAAAGAGACGGGCAGGGCTCCTGATGACGTCCAGGAGGAGGCGTCGGCCATCTTGGAAGAGATGGCTCACTGTCTGCAGCTCAGCACCATTCGCTTCTTTGCCTTCATGCTCAGCAAGGTCTTTAAAACCTTGTTCAGAAGCATCTGTGTCAACGAAGAGGGCATCCAGAGG CTCCAACAGGCCATTCAGGAGCACCCGGTGGTCCTGTTACCCAGTCACCGTAGCTACATGGACTTCCTGCTGATGTCATACATCCTGTACACGTATGACCTGGCTCTGCCTGTCATCGCTGCCGGGATGG ACTTCATGGGGATGAAATTTGTTGGGGAGATGCTGCGGATGTCTGGAGCTTTCTTCATTCGCAGGTCGTTTGGTGGGGACAAGCTGTACTGGTCTGTCTTCTCCGAGTACGTGAAGATCATGCTCAAG AATGGATACGCACCTGTCGAATTTTTCCTGGAGGGGACCAGAAGCCGAACGGCGAAATCTTTGACACCAAAGTTAG GTCTGTTGAACATCGTCATGGACCCATTCCTTAAAGGGGAGGTGTTTGATGTTAGCGTGgttccagtcagtatcagctATGAGAGGATCTTGGAGGAGGCGCTTTACGCCCGGGAACTGCTGGGTGTACCCAAACCCAAGGAGTCCACTTCA GGCCTGTTTAAAGCCAGGAAGGTCCTCAGTGAAGACTACGGCAGCATCCATGTCTACTTTGGTCAGCCGGTGTCTGTCAGGAGCTTAGCGGAGGGCAGAGTTAACCGCTCTCAGTTCAACCTGGTGCCAAG ACACATCCCCAGGAGGTCCAGCGAGCAGATCCACCGCTTCGTGAATGACTCGGCCTACGGGCTGGTGAGGGCCCAGGAGGAGAACATGGTCCTGAAGCCGTGGGTCCTTCTGGCCTCCCTGCTGCTCCAGAACCACCACCGCACCCAGACGGCGGGGCAGAAACCAGGGATGGTGCTGGACGAGCTAACTGCACAAGCTGTGTGGCTCAGAGACGTTTTCAGGCAGTACGGAGCCTTCCTCCACTGGCCCG acCACACACCTCCATCAGAGGTGGTTTCCTCCAGTCTTTCCCTGCATCGAGGTCTCGTGAGAGTCTGTGAGGGCAGGGTCCAGCTGGCGGTGGAACAAG GAGGACAAGCGAGGCCGGGGGAGCCTCGCAGCACCGTCACGCCCGAGGAGGAGCTCTTGAGCCAGGCAGTCGTCGTACTCTCCTGTGCCTCGTACAGGAACCAGGGCCTGCATGTGTTTCTCCGGCCGGCTCTGCTGGCCTCGGCCATCCACGCAGCCTCCTCCACCCGGAAAC AGGAGATCTTCAACAGCTTCAGCTTTCTAAGGAACATGTTCTCCAACGAGTTCATCCTCTGTCCTGGAGCTACAGTGCAG GACTTTGAGGAGGCCTGTTACCTGCTGGTGAAGACCGGAGCTCTACAGGTTTCCCAAAACGAGGTTCTGATAACAGAAAGAGGACACAGAACAATGGCTTTCCTCACCAGCATGCTGGACCCGTTCTTACAGGGCTACCAG aTGGTGTGCCGGTTCCTGTGTGAAGAGGCCAAcgagacactgacagacaaacagttcGTTCCTGCCGTCCGCAAGTTCATCATCAAACACCTCCTTGCAG GTAGTCTAAGATACGCTGAGGTGTTGTCGTCCGACCTCCAGAAGAACAGCCTGGCAGCTTTGCTAAGACTCGGAGCTGTACGGAGGATCAAAGG AGACAAGCAGGAGACTTTAAAGGTCAACAAGGTGATGGTGAACTCGCTGGAAGACACTCTGG GAGGAAAACTGCCCACTCAGAAAGCTGTCGTCGCCCGACTTTAA